In the Opitutaceae bacterium genome, one interval contains:
- a CDS encoding DUF192 domain-containing protein, which produces MPDSSEYPSLRHRFVSPLRCLVLFLAPLLVSACDPEPVAKDAWFKLEIGAVAFEVQFAIDQATQARGLMYRESLGDNQGMLFISERPRRQSFWMRNTLIPLDIGFFTEDGTLREVYPMFPRDETKVVSRRDDIFYALEMNHGWFKANGVRTGDRLDTEAIQSARRALMTAR; this is translated from the coding sequence GTTGAGGTGTCTGGTTCTGTTTCTGGCGCCTCTGCTCGTGTCAGCCTGCGACCCGGAGCCGGTGGCGAAGGATGCCTGGTTCAAACTCGAGATTGGCGCGGTCGCATTCGAAGTCCAGTTCGCGATCGACCAGGCGACCCAGGCCCGTGGATTGATGTATCGGGAGTCGCTGGGAGACAACCAGGGCATGCTCTTCATTTCGGAACGTCCCCGACGGCAGAGTTTCTGGATGCGTAACACCCTCATTCCACTCGACATCGGTTTCTTCACCGAAGACGGCACCCTTCGCGAAGTATATCCGATGTTTCCCCGCGATGAAACAAAGGTGGTCTCGCGAAGGGATGATATTTTCTACGCCCTCGAAATGAACCACGGCTGGTTCAAGGCAAATGGCGTCAGGACGGGCGACCGGCTGGATACTGAGGCAATCCAGAGTGCGCGCAGAGCGCTGATGACGGCCAGATAA